CGCGCCAACGAGGACGGAATGGCGGAAAGAGAGAATTGCCACGAAACCTACGACATAGCGGCAAATTTCGCAGGATATTCGACAATCACTCCGCTTTTGTTAGATGCGACAGATGATTTGGAATTGGAAAAACTTAAATTAACTTACAAGGGAACAGAAAAATGAGCGCATTAATTGACGTGGATGCAAAAATTGTAGAAATCCAAGGAACAAAAGTTTTGGTGGATAGCGATGTCGCTATTTTGTATGGTGTCGAAACTAAGCGGATTAACGAAGCCGTAAAAAACAATCCCGATAAGTTCCCTAACGGATACATGATCATTGCAAATGATGCCGAAAAAAGCGAACTGGTCGAAAATTTCGACCGGTTCGAAGCGCTGAAGCATTCGTCAGCCCCAGTTAAAGCATTTACCGAAAAAGGGTTGTATATGCTTGCAACAATTCTAAAAAGTGAAAAAGCGACACAAACAACCTTGGCGATAATTGAAACGTTCGCAAAA
This Chitinivibrionia bacterium DNA region includes the following protein-coding sequences:
- a CDS encoding ORF6N domain-containing protein, yielding MSALIDVDAKIVEIQGTKVLVDSDVAILYGVETKRINEAVKNNPDKFPNGYMIIANDAEKSELVENFDRFEALKHSSAPVKAFTEKGLYMLATILKSEKATQTTLAIIETFAKIRELTRTVGELTKTTTKEEKEPLAKRSGEIISDILGDSLSVAEDEITFEINLAVMSFKHRITRKRNS